In Desulfoferula mesophila, the genomic window GGCCTGGCCGGCCTGGCCGACCTCTAGCCCCCCGCCGCCACCAGACTTCCCAACAATAGCGTAGGTTGGGTTGAGGGCGCAGCCCGAAGCCCAACACTCCCCTTGTCGTTGCGAAAAGCACAGCGACGAAGCAATCTCTGCCCGTAGCAGGTGCTTTCGCCCCGCTGGCCCCGTCCGAGCAAAGCCCGTCCGCCTCGCCATCAGGCTTTCTGGCAATAGTGGTCATTGCGAGGAGCGGCGGCGCCAGAGGTCGGCCTGGAAAAAGCGGCCTTCCCGCCGCGACGCGGCCATCTTCCGTTTCTCTCGTCATTTCTGGGTGCGTGAGAAAAGGCCAACCCGTCCACCGAGCCACGAAACGATCCCGCCCGGGGGAAGGCGAAGATCGCCGCGTCGCATCTCCCCGGAGATGCTCCTCGCGATGACGTCTATTTACCGGGTTGCCAGAAAGGTACTGTTGGGTTTCGGGCTTCGCCCTCTACCCAACCTACGCTAACGCCCAGAATTACCCGGCACAGCCAGGGGTTCGTGGGCGAGGCGTCCGGCCGGCGCGGGCCGCAGGCGTATTACCCATACGCCGAGGCCCAAACGCCAGCGGGCGGCACAGCCAGGGGCCGCAGGGCAAGGCGACGGGCGAACGAGGAACGCAGGCGTAGTCAACCTACGCCGAGGACCGAGCGACGCCCACAACGCAGCCATGCGGGGTCTGGCGCAGCCGCCGCCCCCTACTTCTTGGAGGCCAAGAGCCTATCCATCTTGGACTTCAGCCCCATCATGGCCATCTTGCCCCCGCCCATGGTGCCCCTGGCCTTGGCCATGTCCAGGTACATCTCCTTGACGTTGCCCGGCACCCGCTTCTGGGCGTCCTCGGGCTTGCGCTCAAGGCTCAGCGCCCCGGAGGGGCAGGTGCTCACGCACAGGCCGCAACCGATGCAGCGGTCCAGGTCCAGCACCACCTTGTCCTCGTCGTCCAGGCTCAGGGCCTCCATCTGGCAGCGGTCCAGACACACCCCGCAGCCGATGCATTCGTCGGGATCGGCCGCGGCCACAAAGGGGCTGGCCGCCAGCTCGGCGGGGCGCGGCTGGCGCTTGAGGGTCTTGAGCACCTGGCAGCAGCAACCGCAGCAGCAGCAGAGGTTGATGGGCTTCTGGGCGTTGGAGGGCTGCAGCACCAGGCCCGCCTCGTCGGCCTTTTGCAATATGGCCAAGGCCTCTTCCTGGTCGATCTCCCGGCCCACCCCGCGGCGCTGGTAATAATAAGCGCCCGCCCCGAACACCAGGCAGGTCTCCTCGGGCTTGTCGCATCCCTGGCCCACCATGGCGTGCTCCCGGCGGCAGATGCAGGGGGCCACCAGGATCTTGCTCTGGCTGCGGATGAGGTTCTCCGCCTCCTCGTAGGGCATGATGTGCTGCTTGGCCTCGATGCTCTTGCCCACGGGGATGGTGCGCAGTTGGGGAGCCTTCTGCCAGATGCCCGCCTCGAACAGGGTGGGGATGTAGGCATTCATCAGCGCGATAAGCTCGGGGTCCAGGTCGTTGACGTGGTACTCCCAGATGCCGATGACGTACTGGGCGGCCATGTAGAGCGCCTCG contains:
- a CDS encoding 4Fe-4S dicluster domain-containing protein, producing the protein MARDVYQKLAKHLDGLPGGYPPTEDGVELKILQKLFTPEQAELALHCTLIPEEARVIARRAGLGLEAAKERLEEMVDQGLILGIYPPGREALYMAAQYVIGIWEYHVNDLDPELIALMNAYIPTLFEAGIWQKAPQLRTIPVGKSIEAKQHIMPYEEAENLIRSQSKILVAPCICRREHAMVGQGCDKPEETCLVFGAGAYYYQRRGVGREIDQEEALAILQKADEAGLVLQPSNAQKPINLCCCCGCCCQVLKTLKRQPRPAELAASPFVAAADPDECIGCGVCLDRCQMEALSLDDEDKVVLDLDRCIGCGLCVSTCPSGALSLERKPEDAQKRVPGNVKEMYLDMAKARGTMGGGKMAMMGLKSKMDRLLASKK